In the Pirellulales bacterium genome, one interval contains:
- a CDS encoding transposase — protein MIEPGRGTTRTCKFWPYLGDWLHPYAVYDFTFSLERDEPEHFLAGFKGYLQADVYLEYDGIYAGNQVREVACGIHTRRYWYQARDNDPLRANAALSFIARLSQIETQLSEAYHRCVLLKEIQHTEIS, from the coding sequence ATGATCGAACCCGGCCGAGGGACGACACGGACTTGCAAGTTCTGGCCGTATCTGGGGGATTGGCTGCATCCTTACGCGGTCTACGATTTTACGTTCTCGCTCGAGCGCGACGAGCCAGAGCATTTTTTGGCGGGATTCAAAGGTTATTTGCAAGCGGACGTCTACTTGGAATACGACGGAATCTACGCGGGAAACCAGGTGCGCGAAGTCGCCTGCGGGATTCATACGCGGCGCTACTGGTATCAGGCGCGCGACAATGATCCGCTGCGCGCCAACGCGGCGCTCTCGTTCATCGCCAGATTATCACAGATCGAAACGCAACTGAGCGAGGCGTATCACCGATGCGTCTTACTCAAGGAGATTCAGCATACGGAAATAAGCTAG